The following proteins come from a genomic window of Kitasatospora sp. NBC_01246:
- a CDS encoding cytochrome P450 translates to MTDLTFPLSRRGDVLPEEANRLRAEQPVAPVRTMTGDPAWLVSSYPLAKQVLEDERFSLKATANPGVPRQYALTIPPEVVDNMGKINGAGLRNAVMKALSPRADKELDGWLQAEAHRLIDALVGQGAPADLRDGFAEPYSAALHCRLLGLPVEDWRRLMAGIDVAFLTSPVPFEGSAPNWYKDLGYVRERLAAEPAPTEGLLGRFAELRRSPDAADRVGDELLATVALSLFGAGAVSTSSFLLHAVIYLARQPELAERLRREPALIGRAVDELLRVNLSIGDALPRIALADVRVGEVLVKAGELVLVLVEGANYDPAVFPDPERIDFDRVDNPHLAFGAGRHFCPASALGRTHAEIAITALVERLPGLRLALPVEQLAWRPGFIKRLPERLPVLW, encoded by the coding sequence GCGAACCGGCTGCGCGCCGAGCAGCCCGTCGCCCCGGTCCGCACCATGACCGGCGACCCGGCCTGGCTGGTCAGCAGCTACCCGCTGGCCAAGCAGGTGCTGGAGGACGAGCGCTTCAGCCTCAAGGCCACCGCCAACCCCGGCGTCCCCCGCCAGTACGCGCTGACCATCCCGCCCGAGGTGGTCGACAACATGGGCAAGATCAACGGCGCCGGCCTGCGCAACGCCGTCATGAAGGCCCTCTCGCCGCGCGCGGACAAGGAGCTGGACGGCTGGCTGCAGGCCGAGGCGCACCGGTTGATCGACGCCCTGGTCGGCCAGGGCGCCCCGGCCGACCTGCGGGACGGCTTCGCCGAGCCCTACTCCGCCGCCCTGCACTGCCGGCTGCTCGGCCTGCCCGTCGAGGACTGGCGGCGGCTGATGGCGGGCATCGACGTCGCCTTCCTCACCAGCCCGGTGCCGTTCGAGGGCTCCGCGCCCAACTGGTACAAGGACCTCGGCTACGTGCGGGAGCGGCTCGCGGCGGAGCCGGCGCCCACCGAGGGCCTGCTGGGCCGGTTCGCCGAACTGCGGCGCTCGCCGGACGCCGCGGACCGGGTCGGCGACGAGCTGCTGGCCACCGTCGCGCTCTCGCTGTTCGGCGCGGGCGCCGTCTCCACCTCCTCGTTCCTGCTGCACGCCGTCATCTACCTGGCCCGGCAGCCCGAGCTGGCCGAGCGGCTGCGCCGGGAGCCCGCGCTGATCGGCCGGGCGGTGGACGAGCTGCTGCGGGTCAACCTGTCGATCGGCGACGCGCTGCCCCGGATCGCGCTGGCGGACGTCCGGGTCGGTGAGGTGCTGGTGAAGGCAGGGGAGCTGGTGCTGGTCCTGGTCGAGGGGGCGAACTACGACCCGGCCGTCTTCCCGGACCCGGAGCGGATCGACTTCGACCGGGTCGACAACCCGCACCTGGCCTTCGGCGCGGGCCGGCACTTCTGCCCCGCCTCGGCACTCGGCCGCACGCACGCCGAGATCGCGATCACGGCGCTGGTCGAGCGCCTGCCGGGCCTGCGGCTGGCCCTGCCGGTCGAGCAGCTGGCGTGGCGGCCCGGTTTCATCAAGCGCCTGCCGGAGCGGCTCCCGGTGCTCTGGTAG